The DNA window CAGAAAACTTTCCCTGCTGATACTCTATTTATAAAGTGGTATGTTTAAAGATCATGAGAGAATGTACTTTTTAGTATTCCTTGTGTAGAAAGGCTCCATGCTCTTGTTGGATTTCAGATATCAGCATGGACTTCCATATTAGGGGACTGAACTTAATACCACAAAATTTGCAGGAACATGAAGCTTGGTGCAAAAATTATATGGAACTATACCAAGAACTTAGAGAGAATTGGGAAAGGTTATATTGGGATGAaggtttttcaaaaaagattGCTGAAGATCATGCTAATTATGATTCTGCTGAAGAAGATGATATGGACTTCTCGCCTTACAGGTAGCAAATTTTGAATGTATCTTTTTTTGTCTTCTTTGTTTATGGGCTATTGAATTGGTCAATTTTTTCTCAGAATAAACATGAATTCATTATAACTACAAACTTCTGATAAAAGTTTGGTACGATTGAAACTTTTTCCACTTCTTTAGTACTTGTATTATCTATCCTTTTTGTTATCTGTTATTGCAACTGAGATTGATCTTTTTTGTTCTCAGATTATTCCAGCTTATAAATGtttagcaatattttaactAGTTATCCTTTAATGGACTAGAGTGCTGGTAATATTTGTCATCTGTTGGAATGATCTCATTTGTTGTTTTCAATTGCAGCAGAAAAAGGCGCCCCAATGCAGAACCAAATAAGGTAAtctcaatgtatttttttatgcatcttatatatatcatttatgtaTGAACCTACCTGAAATGTTTCAATCTTGCTATGCTACATACGGAAACACAATTTGTACCTAAGCTGGCTGTACTGAAGGGGAATTCTTACTGATCCATGCATAACCTTGCTATGCTAAGGGGCGTTCAACCTGGTTTTGCCAAGCCATTTTTAACTGTGACATGCATTTTTAGACTGCACCCTGAAActaatacaaaaaataaatattcataGCATGTCCATGCAGGTCCGCAAACCCATTTGACCTCATATAAACAACCCTAGTATCAAACTTCAGTTAatgaaatttttctataacaCATCGCATTAACTATAGTCAAAAGTCTGTGTCCTTTTAGTTTCTGGGGAAACTACTGAGTAATGATAATGGGCAATCAGATTCAGCACTCAGCTGCTTTGGAGATACGCCCTTAGAGCTCATCAGCAGTATTTCAGTTTGTCTTCGCAGCTGCTTAACTCAAAACTTTTGGTGGCATTGTCTAAGTAGTATTTGAGCCACATATTCATGGGTATGATGACCCTACGCAACCTTGTATTTTCACAATAAAATCCTAAGTTAGCACTGTCTTTGTTTCAGGACAATGTTTTTGGGGCAGGCAAGCATGGTGAAACATGGGAAAGAGTTGCTCAAATTCGTGACAAGTTTGAATATGACAGAGAAAGAAGAATGAGGGAACGAGGTAAACATTGGTGTCTtcatactgttttttttttccctttttgtcTTCCATTGTTATTTGTACCCCAGATAATGTATAGGTAGATGAAAGAATTATTAGTCATTTTCACTCAGTATAGATTTCTGAGACAAGTTGCTGATCTTGGGGTTCGACACCAGGAATTCCATTTCTAAAAATGCATCTCCACCTCTACCCATCCATAAAATCATTGATACTATCATACTACTATTCTTACAGTAAACATGTATGGTTAAATGTTTTGCCCATTTTTCACGCCCCTTTTCACAACTGAGCTAACCGTTTTTACACTGGTAGACATTTTTCACATGAATTTTTGTTCGTTGTGTTACTTTTGTTCAGTCTTTGTGTGCCATGTTTAATTATGTGCATTTATCTGTATTTCCCTGTGATGCAGCATTTGCTCCCATGAACATGGAGAACAGATTCAGGAACCAGCATGATTCAAACTACGCCTCAGCAAACAAGGAAGACAATTTTGGTTCACACGGCCCAGATTTTGGAAATGAAGCTAATCGAAGTTTTCAACGTGATACAAGTTTCAGGAACCGGCCCAATGTGAATTTCCAAAATGAATCAAGTATCAGAAATAACAACTATCCAAATTTCCGAAACCAACGTGACACAAGAAATCATATGATGTCTGATGATCAGGATTTCTAAGGATATGATCTTGCAGCGTGCAAGGTGGACAAATTGTACTACTCAAAGGAGCTGATTTTGTAGCTATGTAAGAGGAAACAGAATGTGTTGTAGTAGGTTTTATCACTGCCTTTTACGCTTCTTCTCATCATGTGTCAAGACGATGCAGGATGTCTACAACTAATAGCAAAGTGCAACGGCAATCTGAATAAATTCAGATCCAGCGCgttcttattttctttgaaGGATGGTCATTTCAGTAAGGGAACTCTGTCCAAAATTTACCCTCAAGTTCATCCATAATCCATTAGCATACGTGAAAAAATAGGCAGGAAATTACACCGTGGCAAGAAAATTGTCCTCCATATATGCTGCCTGATCCCATGATTGATTTTCTGTTCGGCTGTCCCTATTTTCTGTTCGGCTGTCCCTCCTTTCTTCGCACACAGCGCTGCtcgaattgctaaacggtgtattttttaaagaaaaactgCTTTAAAAATAccgtattaatctatttcaatttttttataattaacaattaattaatcatgtactaatctattactttGTCTCACGCGCGCAGATAACTTAGctcaaaacaaaccaaaacgAACGTGGCACGCGCGCAGATAACTTAGCTCAGAACGAACCAAACTGAACGTGGCTAAAATATGTAACCCAGTTTGCTACTAACCTTCCAGAGTCCTTTCGacaaaaaatctcaaatttttctattttctgaAATCAAAACTCTATTATCTGAGTCTGTATCACGGTCACCTATATGGATAAAGATTTATCCAGTTTGGTAGTACAAATTCTCCATATCTGTAAAAAGGCCCAAACGAAGCTACAGAGCCCGGCCCACCAACAAACTATACGCCCTAGATCGAGCGATCCAATCCGATCGGACGGTCCAGATCCACTCGATGCCACTATAAGAGCAGCTACCACGCCCACGCTCAAAACCCTAGAGACCTAGGGCTTCCTCCTTCCCCTACGACCacacccgccgccgcgccgccgcagccgtctccgtctccgtctccggcaACCAGGTGCGAGTTTCCCCTGACCCCCATGCTCAGCCGAGGCATTCTCGTGTTCACCAGTTCTCTTCGTGTGGATAGTGTTCGTTTCGTCCGATCTGAGGCCCGATTCTGTTTTTGATCTACGCTGGTTGTGCTGTTCTTGAGGTCTCGGGTTACACCGTAATCGTTCCGGGATGTTGAGGATGCCATCGCTGGTAGTTGGGTAGAGCCGCAGTCACCGTGTGTTGTTAGGCTAAATAGAACTGCGGTTTAGCTCTTGATCTGGATTGACAATTTCGAGTCCTTTCGATCTGGTATGACTAGCCACTAGGATGTTGTTGTTTTTCTAGGGCTTTATTTGTAATATAGGGAGCCATACATTTGAACAGATTCTTTTTTACTACCTGGAGTCCCCGGGGGCACAAAATTTGTATCATCTTCATGAGCACGTAATGTCCTTGCTAATTATTGATCACCGTGGAGTAGTTTTGTTGCAAAGCAGGCCTTTTCGTTTTAACTGTCAAAGTAGCCGCATCGTGACTTGTTTCGgaacatgtttttcttttctgttagATTCAGAATACTAGATATGCCATTGAGAAGTGTCGCACTGTTTCTGTGATGCAGCAATTTCTTCACTTGATAAAACTATGATAATGCTTTGGGT is part of the Oryza brachyantha chromosome 2, ObraRS2, whole genome shotgun sequence genome and encodes:
- the LOC102710763 gene encoding uncharacterized protein LOC102710763 isoform X1, with protein sequence MLRCVYAQRRWAHRRGGFVAGGTGWSQRPAPAAAAAAAAGAKKSDWWAVDGEMHEIGDGVPHRERFAIPRDNLPNRRRKQMREQFMRRTRLVLKDTEHEAWCKNYMELYQELRENWERLYWDEGFSKKIAEDHANYDSAEEDDMDFSPYSRKRRPNAEPNKDNVFGAGKHGETWERVAQIRDKFEYDRERRMRERAFAPMNMENRFRNQHDSNYASANKEDNFGSHGPDFGNEANRSFQRDTSFRNRPNVNFQNESSIRNNNYPNFRNQRDTRNHMMSDDQDF
- the LOC102710763 gene encoding uncharacterized protein LOC102710763 isoform X2, coding for MLRCVYAQRRWAHRRGGFVAGGTGWSQRPAPAAAAAAAAGAKKSDWWAVDGEMHEIGDGVPHRERFAIPRDNLPNRRRKQMREQFMRRTRLVLKDTEHEAWCKNYMELYQELRENWERLYWDEGFSKKIAEDHANYDSAEEDDMDFSPYRKRRPNAEPNKDNVFGAGKHGETWERVAQIRDKFEYDRERRMRERAFAPMNMENRFRNQHDSNYASANKEDNFGSHGPDFGNEANRSFQRDTSFRNRPNVNFQNESSIRNNNYPNFRNQRDTRNHMMSDDQDF